A genomic window from Sulfurimonas paralvinellae includes:
- a CDS encoding 50S ribosomal protein L25/general stress protein Ctc: MLEGIVRESIGKKGTKALRRDGYLIANIYGKGLENINAAFKENEYIRTVRNKDTLAFPVKIDGKEMNVVVQSYESHPVTGKLLHVDLMVAQPGVVTHYMVPVEAQGEAIGLKNKGLVNISKTRLRVKAKIEDLPKAIVIDVTDMDVGDAKLIRDIADIDGIKFTDADRVAVLSIIKAK; this comes from the coding sequence ATGTTAGAAGGTATAGTTAGAGAGAGTATTGGCAAAAAGGGCACAAAAGCTCTACGCCGTGATGGTTATCTAATTGCAAATATTTACGGAAAAGGGCTTGAAAATATCAATGCCGCATTCAAAGAGAATGAATATATCCGTACTGTTCGCAACAAAGATACATTGGCATTTCCAGTTAAAATTGACGGAAAAGAAATGAATGTTGTGGTTCAATCATATGAGTCTCACCCAGTTACAGGAAAACTTTTACATGTTGACCTTATGGTAGCACAACCAGGTGTAGTGACACACTATATGGTTCCTGTTGAAGCACAAGGGGAAGCTATCGGTCTTAAAAACAAAGGTCTTGTAAATATTTCTAAAACTCGTTTACGTGTAAAAGCAAAAATCGAAGATCTTCCAAAAGCAATTGTTATTGATGTGACTGACATGGATGTTGGTGATGCAAAACTTATCCGTGATATTGCTGATATCGATGGTATCAAGTTTACAGATGCTGATCGTGTAGCGGTATTGAGTATCATAAAAGCTAAATAA
- the pheA gene encoding prephenate dehydratase, translating into MKTLDECREAIDSIDNAMLELLNKRMKVVERVGEIKQESGGAVYRPEREKAIIERLSKLNDEQKGLLNKSAIEAIFLEIFAVARNLELPEKIAYLGPEGTFTHQAAESRFGAMSNYLSLNSIESVFKELEAKRAKFGVVPIENSRDGVVGETLDLLSKSSVKIVAELYMPIHISFATKADSLKKIKRIYSKDKGFGECREFLNEYDLMNIEHIPVESTAKAAILASEDEESAAICSHIAAKLYGVPVMFENIEDVHDNATRFVILSDFKNGISGDDKTSILAKLKDANEAGSLVHFLSDFDAAKINLSKIESRPSKESGGFGYWFYIDFYGHIDEERVQKVIQKHTDEVTWLGSYVKGED; encoded by the coding sequence ATGAAAACATTGGATGAATGCCGAGAAGCGATAGACAGTATAGATAATGCGATGCTTGAACTGCTGAACAAACGTATGAAGGTTGTAGAACGCGTTGGTGAGATCAAGCAGGAAAGCGGCGGGGCTGTTTACAGACCTGAGCGTGAAAAAGCCATTATCGAAAGACTTAGCAAGCTCAATGACGAGCAAAAAGGACTTCTCAATAAAAGTGCCATCGAAGCGATCTTCTTGGAAATATTTGCTGTGGCACGCAACCTTGAACTTCCTGAGAAGATCGCTTATCTAGGACCTGAAGGTACATTCACGCATCAAGCCGCAGAGAGCCGTTTTGGTGCTATGAGTAATTATCTCTCACTCAATTCTATAGAATCCGTTTTTAAAGAACTGGAAGCAAAACGAGCGAAATTCGGTGTTGTACCGATTGAAAACTCCCGTGACGGTGTTGTTGGTGAAACGCTTGACCTGCTTTCGAAAAGTTCTGTAAAAATAGTGGCAGAACTTTATATGCCGATTCATATCTCTTTTGCAACGAAGGCGGACTCGTTGAAAAAGATCAAACGTATCTATTCCAAAGACAAAGGTTTCGGTGAATGTCGGGAGTTCCTAAATGAGTATGATCTGATGAATATAGAGCATATTCCTGTAGAATCAACGGCAAAGGCGGCTATCCTTGCAAGTGAGGATGAAGAGTCAGCCGCTATCTGCTCACACATCGCAGCTAAACTTTACGGTGTGCCTGTAATGTTTGAAAATATAGAGGATGTTCATGACAATGCAACACGTTTTGTCATTTTGAGTGACTTTAAAAATGGCATAAGTGGCGATGATAAAACAAGTATTTTGGCGAAGCTCAAAGATGCCAATGAAGCCGGATCACTGGTTCACTTTTTAAGCGATTTCGATGCTGCAAAAATAAATCTTTCAAAGATCGAGTCTCGTCCTTCAAAAGAGAGCGGTGGATTTGGTTATTGGTTCTATATTGATTTTTACGGTCATATAGATGAAGAGAGAGTTCAAAAAGTTATACAAAAACATACAGATGAAGTGACATGGCTTGGAAGTTATGTAAAGGGTGAAGATTGA
- the pth gene encoding aminoacyl-tRNA hydrolase encodes MLIVGLGNPGNDYEKTRHNIGFMVIDELIARHNASKLSSSSFEGELYKFKNHLLLKPLTFMNLSGNSVVKVKNFYKIEDIVVIHDDLDLPFGALRFKKGGGHGGHNGLKSIDAMIGKEYIRVRMGIGKPQHKGEVVSYVLSPFSVENVKCLDDFIKSAADAVDFLTEHSLDETRSQYSKKGIEC; translated from the coding sequence ATGCTCATAGTCGGACTGGGCAATCCTGGGAATGACTATGAAAAAACACGCCATAACATCGGTTTTATGGTAATTGATGAGCTTATTGCTCGTCATAACGCTTCGAAACTCTCCTCTTCATCGTTTGAAGGGGAACTTTACAAATTTAAAAATCATCTTTTATTAAAACCACTTACATTTATGAATCTCTCAGGTAATTCTGTTGTCAAGGTGAAAAACTTTTATAAAATCGAAGATATCGTTGTAATACATGATGATTTGGACCTGCCTTTTGGTGCACTTCGCTTTAAAAAAGGTGGCGGACACGGCGGGCATAATGGATTGAAATCCATAGATGCCATGATAGGTAAAGAGTACATCCGTGTAAGAATGGGCATAGGGAAACCACAGCATAAAGGGGAAGTAGTATCGTATGTTTTAAGCCCCTTTTCTGTTGAGAATGTAAAATGCTTAGATGATTTTATTAAGAGTGCTGCAGATGCAGTAGATTTTTTAACGGAGCACTCTTTGGATGAGACACGCTCTCAATATTCAAAAAAAGGGATTGAATGTTAG
- a CDS encoding sensor histidine kinase: MQMSLRNIFVSGHQFQKDEIEQRSRFQMINIALITSSIAYIYGFIINHFSALAWFEFSLFVFNIIAFFLLRRSKQYYTFVSMSVTTIGTTLLILLIYVTDPTQMKFVWIYTYPIVMLYLVDDRVTIVWFLILIGMILIAPLQPYIPVKYSFFQVFYIVFALVIVSLIVYFYKYKMIESKRLILQQQEQLERQIKEMQKKDKMLTLQSRQAVMGEMISMIAHQWRQPLSTVTLNISNLQVKKLLGEEIPDTELDSALENISDTVVYLSETIDDFQTYFRPNKEIATVDINELVKKAISFIEPRLKKTRVEIRFNVKQRIVVATYQNELIQVLLNIINNAVDELVSRNIKNPHIGINIFSRHKEVVIEIADNAGGISQENIDSIFEPYFSTKGKNGTGLGLYMSQMIMLKQFHTEINVKSTRYGSVFTVVVPKKLA, encoded by the coding sequence ATGCAGATGTCATTGAGAAATATTTTTGTTAGCGGTCACCAGTTTCAAAAAGATGAGATCGAACAGCGCAGTCGATTTCAGATGATAAATATAGCTCTTATAACATCTTCTATCGCCTATATTTATGGTTTTATTATCAACCATTTCAGTGCTTTGGCATGGTTTGAATTTTCACTTTTCGTTTTTAACATCATTGCGTTCTTTCTTTTAAGGCGCAGTAAGCAGTATTATACTTTTGTTTCTATGTCTGTTACGACCATAGGTACGACTCTGTTGATACTGTTGATATATGTCACTGATCCAACGCAGATGAAATTTGTCTGGATATACACCTATCCTATCGTAATGCTCTATCTTGTTGATGACAGAGTGACCATTGTATGGTTTTTAATCTTAATCGGCATGATTCTAATCGCACCACTGCAGCCTTACATACCTGTCAAATACAGCTTCTTTCAGGTTTTTTATATTGTCTTTGCACTAGTGATCGTCAGTTTGATCGTCTATTTCTATAAATATAAAATGATTGAATCAAAACGACTGATATTGCAGCAGCAAGAACAGTTGGAACGGCAGATAAAAGAGATGCAGAAAAAAGACAAGATGCTGACATTGCAGTCAAGACAGGCCGTGATGGGAGAGATGATCTCTATGATTGCCCATCAGTGGCGTCAACCGCTCTCAACTGTAACGCTCAATATCTCCAACCTTCAGGTAAAAAAACTACTAGGAGAAGAGATACCTGATACAGAACTCGATAGTGCACTTGAAAATATCAGTGATACTGTTGTTTATCTCTCTGAAACCATTGATGATTTTCAAACCTATTTCAGACCAAATAAAGAGATTGCGACAGTTGATATCAATGAACTTGTAAAAAAGGCTATTTCTTTTATTGAACCGAGATTAAAAAAGACACGGGTAGAAATCAGATTCAATGTGAAGCAGCGAATTGTTGTCGCTACATATCAGAACGAATTGATACAGGTTCTTTTAAATATCATCAACAATGCTGTTGACGAACTTGTCTCACGCAATATCAAAAATCCTCATATTGGCATCAATATCTTTAGCAGACATAAAGAGGTTGTTATAGAGATAGCCGACAACGCAGGTGGTATTTCACAAGAGAATATAGATTCTATCTTTGAACCTTATTTCAGTACGAAAGGGAAAAACGGTACGGGGCTTGGACTCTATATGTCACAGATGATAATGCTCAAGCAGTTCCATACAGAGATAAATGTAAAAAGTACAAGGTATGGTTCTGTTTTTACAGTTGTTGTGCCGAAGAAACTAGCTTAA
- a CDS encoding LptF/LptG family permease, with protein MLAFRYIAMHYLKYIFIILGALVLFVVGFDYMDHVTELSKSANLLLIYLVYNAFYAVDLLLPLSLVLGMISTKIFLIRSNALVSFFSLGYSRVDVLKPFVIVSMTIIVLFISLHTWSSFARAQEFSRNIRKHAQYLNPTRDLFFAYKGKYVYFSKLLPLQERAQGVRVFSVKNNSLKEVVTAKSAEYRNGFWHIKKGDLVTKPDDLSLASPGIKVSTANDLQILEGFRPKMLDQVYEGKVNFTISDAIDAILLLDRQGIDTRTIKGALYKIFVYPFFAPFLIVIIFFFVPMSVRFLNVSLFSFGAILATLLIWGILMMLIELSNNKTIPSEVGIIGPVVILMLIAIRQWRKYRLATS; from the coding sequence ATGTTAGCTTTTCGATATATTGCGATGCATTATCTGAAGTACATTTTTATCATCCTTGGTGCATTAGTGCTTTTTGTAGTCGGTTTTGATTATATGGACCATGTTACAGAACTTTCCAAGTCAGCCAACCTTTTACTTATCTATTTGGTTTACAACGCTTTTTACGCTGTAGATCTCTTGTTACCGCTTTCGTTGGTCTTGGGGATGATCTCAACGAAGATTTTTTTGATTCGCTCCAATGCACTCGTCTCATTTTTCTCATTGGGATACTCAAGAGTTGATGTCTTAAAACCCTTTGTAATAGTATCTATGACAATTATTGTGCTTTTTATTTCACTGCATACATGGTCAAGCTTTGCAAGGGCGCAGGAGTTCTCACGCAATATCCGAAAGCATGCGCAGTATCTTAATCCTACACGAGACCTTTTCTTCGCTTACAAAGGCAAATATGTTTATTTCTCAAAACTTCTTCCTTTGCAAGAAAGAGCCCAAGGGGTTCGTGTTTTTAGTGTCAAGAATAATTCATTAAAAGAGGTAGTAACAGCAAAATCGGCAGAGTACCGTAATGGCTTTTGGCATATAAAAAAAGGAGATTTGGTTACAAAGCCCGATGATCTCTCTTTGGCATCACCGGGAATCAAGGTTTCAACAGCAAATGACCTGCAGATACTTGAGGGATTTCGTCCAAAGATGCTTGATCAGGTATATGAGGGGAAAGTAAACTTTACCATCAGTGATGCCATTGATGCAATACTATTGCTTGACAGACAGGGAATAGATACACGAACTATTAAAGGGGCACTTTACAAGATATTTGTTTATCCGTTTTTTGCACCTTTTTTAATTGTAATAATCTTCTTTTTCGTTCCGATGAGTGTGCGCTTTTTAAATGTCTCTCTCTTTAGTTTCGGAGCCATTTTGGCAACGCTTCTTATATGGGGAATATTGATGATGCTCATTGAACTCTCAAATAACAAAACAATTCCTAGTGAAGTCGGCATAATCGGGCCTGTTGTCATTTTAATGCTCATTGCGATCAGACAGTGGAGAAAGTATAGACTCGCTACCTCTTAG
- the hisC gene encoding histidinol-phosphate transaminase has translation MKFNKKLENIDTYEAGKPIELVVREFGIEPKDIIKLASNENPYGCSINVQHAVTEIVPNMAMYPDDSMMKLKEGLSERFDVAEENLIIGSGSDQVIEFLMHAKADENSKILINSVTFAMYEIYAKHVGAEIIKTASQEHNLDEFYALYKEKNPDIIFLCTPNNPTGDAIDAAAIMEFLAKIDSDTLVVVDGAYMEYAQYKDQSKSVSPKELIEKFDNVIYLGTFSKAYGLGGMRVGYGISDARIIKELYKLRPPFNVTTLSLEAASTALKDEEFVNECIALNFEEMKRYEEFANKQKLDIIESYTNFVTLCFCDNIDSTQLSDELLRRGMIVRNLSGYGMNAIRVTVGTKEQNDRFFELVQELL, from the coding sequence TTGAAATTTAATAAAAAACTAGAAAATATTGATACCTATGAAGCCGGGAAACCGATAGAACTGGTTGTGCGTGAGTTTGGCATAGAACCAAAAGATATTATAAAGCTTGCATCGAATGAGAATCCATACGGATGTTCCATCAATGTCCAGCATGCAGTTACAGAGATAGTGCCTAATATGGCAATGTATCCTGATGACTCAATGATGAAGCTAAAAGAAGGACTCTCTGAGAGATTCGATGTTGCAGAAGAAAACCTAATCATAGGCAGCGGAAGCGATCAGGTTATAGAATTTTTAATGCATGCAAAAGCGGATGAGAATTCAAAGATATTAATCAATTCCGTTACGTTTGCAATGTATGAGATCTATGCAAAACATGTAGGTGCTGAGATAATAAAGACAGCTTCTCAAGAACACAACCTTGATGAATTTTATGCACTCTATAAAGAGAAAAATCCTGATATTATTTTTCTCTGTACACCGAACAATCCTACGGGTGATGCCATCGATGCAGCGGCTATAATGGAATTTCTTGCAAAGATTGACAGTGATACACTGGTTGTTGTTGACGGTGCTTACATGGAGTATGCGCAGTATAAAGATCAAAGCAAGAGTGTCTCACCAAAAGAGTTGATTGAAAAGTTTGACAATGTCATCTATCTTGGAACGTTTTCAAAAGCGTATGGACTTGGAGGAATGCGTGTCGGATACGGAATTAGCGATGCAAGAATCATCAAAGAACTCTATAAGCTAAGACCTCCATTTAATGTCACGACACTCTCCCTTGAAGCTGCTTCAACTGCACTCAAAGATGAAGAATTTGTGAATGAATGTATCGCTTTGAATTTTGAAGAGATGAAACGCTACGAAGAGTTTGCAAACAAGCAAAAACTAGATATAATAGAGAGTTATACAAATTTTGTTACTTTATGCTTTTGCGACAACATTGATTCGACACAATTATCTGATGAGTTGCTTCGACGCGGAATGATTGTAAGAAATTTAAGTGGTTATGGAATGAATGCTATTCGTGTAACAGTAGGAACAAAAGAGCAAAATGACCGTTTTTTTGAACTTGTACAAGAGTTATTATAA
- a CDS encoding type IV pilus twitching motility protein PilT: MNVDIDVSKLTFEQLKKVRVHLKKMIEVGGSDLHVKANSVMRARINGEIKQFSGGIFSKEDALTFAKELLKGRFAEFVEKKELDLVYPFDENNRFRVNIFFQMDGVSAVFRVIPVRIPSFEELHLPEVVRSFAHKERGLVLVTGVTGSGKSTTLAALINEINLTRKKHIITIEDPIEFVHKDRGCIINQRSVGQDTLSFGTALRAALREDPDIILVGEMRDRETINLALHAADTGHLVFSTLHTVDAKETINRIIAQFPTEEQNRVRLSVAGVLQGVISQRLVPTVDGGRRAALEILVRTPTIEKLIMENRDYEIKDTIEAGKEHYKSQSFDQAIYDLYEDKVISKEEALENATSASDLELKISGLMSGKITSNPNENQEVPKASVDIASDDDIFDLK; the protein is encoded by the coding sequence ATGAACGTAGATATAGATGTAAGTAAATTAACCTTTGAACAGTTGAAAAAAGTAAGGGTGCATCTTAAAAAGATGATTGAAGTAGGTGGTTCGGATCTTCACGTGAAGGCCAATTCTGTTATGCGTGCACGTATCAATGGTGAAATAAAGCAGTTCTCAGGCGGAATATTTTCTAAAGAAGATGCTCTGACTTTTGCAAAAGAGTTGCTAAAAGGGCGCTTTGCGGAGTTTGTTGAAAAAAAAGAGCTTGACCTCGTTTACCCGTTTGATGAGAACAACCGTTTTCGTGTAAACATCTTTTTTCAGATGGATGGAGTATCTGCTGTATTTCGTGTGATTCCTGTACGTATTCCATCATTTGAAGAACTGCATTTGCCTGAAGTTGTCAGAAGTTTTGCACATAAGGAAAGAGGACTTGTTCTTGTAACTGGGGTTACCGGTTCAGGTAAGTCAACGACGCTTGCAGCACTCATCAACGAGATAAACCTGACAAGAAAGAAACATATTATTACGATTGAAGATCCAATTGAGTTTGTTCATAAAGACAGAGGCTGTATTATCAATCAACGCTCGGTCGGACAGGATACGCTTTCCTTTGGTACAGCGTTGCGTGCCGCTTTGCGTGAGGACCCCGATATCATTTTGGTTGGGGAGATGCGTGACCGTGAAACGATCAATCTCGCCCTTCATGCAGCTGATACAGGGCACCTTGTTTTTTCAACATTGCACACGGTAGATGCAAAAGAGACGATTAACCGTATCATTGCCCAGTTCCCTACAGAAGAACAAAATCGTGTGAGACTTTCTGTTGCGGGTGTACTGCAGGGAGTAATCTCCCAGCGTCTTGTTCCTACTGTTGACGGAGGACGTCGAGCAGCATTGGAGATTTTGGTCAGAACGCCTACAATCGAGAAACTCATCATGGAAAATCGTGACTATGAGATCAAAGATACGATAGAAGCAGGGAAAGAACATTACAAATCACAAAGTTTCGATCAGGCAATTTATGATCTTTATGAAGATAAGGTTATTTCAAAAGAAGAGGCCCTTGAGAATGCAACGAGTGCTTCTGACCTTGAATTGAAAATTTCAGGGCTTATGAGCGGTAAAATCACGAGTAATCCAAATGAAAACCAAGAAGTACCGAAAGCTTCAGTAGATATTGCCAGTGATGACGATATTTTTGATTTAAAGTAA
- the lysA gene encoding diaminopimelate decarboxylase, with protein MIDFKELAKEYGTPLYVYDFDYMTAQYNELKEAFRGRKSIIAYAVKANSNLSVIKHFAKMGSGADCVSIGEVRRAFLAGIPAYKIIFSGVGKSDAEIREAIERDILYINVESEAELGRVELIAKELNVAARISIRVNPNIDPKTHPYISTGLHDNKFGVDLDSAKRMYIKANNSQNLDPVGIHFHIGSQLTELQPIREAAEIVADLVRSLDAIDIELKFFDVGGGLGIKYDNETLIQPYDYAQAILGTLTGLDMTILCEPGRFLTANAGYFVTKVLYEKQNGSKKFVVVDGAMNDLLRPSLYNAYHEIEALTENKDDLREVDIVGPVCESGDFFAKDYALPPLNHNDLLVIKSAGAYGFGMGSNYNTRGRSAEVAVENGKARLIRRRENFDDLIALETKYLED; from the coding sequence ATGATTGATTTTAAAGAATTGGCAAAAGAGTACGGAACTCCCCTGTACGTGTATGACTTTGATTATATGACAGCGCAGTACAATGAGCTAAAAGAGGCATTCCGTGGTAGAAAATCCATTATCGCTTATGCTGTAAAAGCAAACTCCAACTTAAGTGTTATCAAGCATTTTGCGAAGATGGGAAGCGGTGCGGACTGCGTGAGCATCGGTGAAGTTCGTCGTGCATTTTTAGCAGGTATTCCTGCCTATAAGATCATCTTTTCCGGTGTCGGTAAAAGTGATGCTGAGATTCGAGAAGCGATCGAGCGAGATATTTTATACATCAATGTTGAAAGTGAAGCAGAACTCGGTCGTGTAGAACTCATTGCAAAAGAGCTCAATGTTGCGGCACGTATCAGTATTAGAGTCAATCCAAACATTGACCCAAAAACTCACCCGTACATCTCAACAGGTCTGCATGACAATAAGTTCGGTGTAGATCTTGACAGTGCCAAAAGAATGTATATCAAAGCGAATAATTCTCAAAACCTTGACCCTGTAGGGATTCATTTTCACATTGGCAGTCAGTTGACAGAGCTGCAGCCTATCCGTGAAGCTGCTGAGATTGTAGCTGATCTGGTACGTTCACTTGATGCGATCGATATTGAATTAAAGTTCTTTGATGTAGGCGGTGGACTTGGTATCAAATATGACAACGAAACGCTTATTCAGCCATATGATTATGCACAGGCGATTTTGGGAACACTCACAGGACTTGATATGACGATTCTGTGTGAACCTGGTCGTTTTTTAACTGCAAATGCCGGATATTTTGTAACCAAAGTGCTCTATGAAAAACAAAACGGTTCTAAAAAATTTGTAGTAGTTGACGGTGCAATGAACGATCTTTTACGCCCGTCACTTTACAACGCCTACCATGAGATAGAAGCACTCACAGAAAATAAAGATGACCTGCGTGAGGTCGACATTGTAGGACCTGTTTGCGAAAGCGGTGACTTCTTTGCAAAAGATTATGCACTGCCGCCACTTAATCACAATGATCTTCTTGTCATTAAAAGTGCGGGAGCATACGGATTTGGTATGGGAAGCAACTACAATACACGTGGAAGATCTGCTGAAGTCGCTGTTGAAAACGGCAAAGCACGCTTGATCAGAAGACGTGAAAATTTTGACGATTTGATTGCACTTGAGACAAAGTATTTAGAGGATTAA
- a CDS encoding HAD-IIA family hydrolase, with protein MYFIDVQGTLISDADKSPIAGSREFIAHLNANNIPYMVITNNTKKASKDFYNYLNSIGFEFSFDNYLDPLMLLEARVSKEPVAAYGAPEFLKTLQAMGYKLDYEDPKTVLIAIKEDFTADEYAQMIDFLLDGAKLVGMHETSIYAKNNKRYPGVGAILKMLEFATSTAYEVVGKPSVAFYEEALRCIQEQDKRAEFSKITIISDDVKGDLGGAKELGMKTVFVTSGKYKTAEEIVPYLEDALKPDLIYKDMQEVLANLEER; from the coding sequence ATGTATTTTATAGATGTTCAGGGAACACTTATCAGTGATGCAGACAAGTCACCAATAGCGGGAAGCAGAGAGTTTATAGCACATCTCAATGCAAACAACATTCCCTACATGGTGATTACGAACAATACAAAAAAAGCATCCAAAGATTTTTACAACTACCTGAACTCTATCGGTTTTGAATTCTCATTTGATAACTATCTAGATCCTTTGATGCTTTTAGAAGCAAGAGTTTCGAAAGAGCCTGTAGCCGCGTATGGTGCTCCGGAATTTTTAAAAACGCTGCAGGCCATGGGGTATAAACTCGATTATGAAGATCCAAAAACGGTACTCATTGCCATTAAAGAAGATTTTACGGCAGACGAGTATGCACAGATGATAGACTTTCTTCTTGACGGGGCAAAACTTGTCGGCATGCATGAGACTTCTATTTATGCAAAAAATAACAAGCGTTATCCGGGTGTGGGAGCCATTTTAAAAATGCTGGAGTTCGCAACAAGCACTGCTTATGAAGTTGTCGGAAAACCAAGTGTCGCTTTTTATGAAGAAGCACTGCGTTGTATTCAAGAACAGGATAAGCGTGCCGAATTTTCAAAGATTACTATTATCAGTGATGACGTTAAAGGAGATCTTGGCGGTGCGAAGGAGCTTGGTATGAAGACGGTCTTTGTTACAAGCGGCAAATATAAAACAGCCGAGGAGATTGTTCCTTATTTGGAAGATGCTTTAAAGCCTGACCTGATTTACAAAGATATGCAGGAAGTGCTTGCAAATCTTGAGGAGAGATAA
- a CDS encoding transaldolase has protein sequence MYIEDLKFSLWADFIERDYLDNEFKDLIEKKIINGATSNPAIFKNAILSSDAYISQLESLGSLSAKEKYEAVAVFDIQKAADILRPLFDKGDDGYVSIEVDPFYCDDAAATIAEGKRLFSMIERPNVMIKVPATKAGYEAMEALTAEGIPVNATLIFKKEQAVACAKAFERGTAKYGKKVDTVISIFVSRVDRALDSLLKEHNIEVALTGIYNSSEIYVAIEAMQVEGCRALFASTGVKDDSLSAHYYVEQLLAYNSVNTAPIDTIKAFDANGKKEKALPIDNSVIEKHMEKLKSIGIDLDAVLQKQIDDGLEAFKDAFKKILEAL, from the coding sequence ATGTATATAGAAGATTTGAAGTTTTCACTGTGGGCTGATTTTATTGAAAGAGATTATCTTGATAATGAATTTAAGGATTTAATAGAGAAAAAAATTATTAATGGAGCGACTTCAAATCCGGCTATATTCAAAAACGCTATTTTAAGTTCCGATGCTTATATCTCACAACTTGAATCGCTTGGGAGTTTGAGTGCAAAAGAGAAGTATGAAGCTGTAGCAGTCTTTGATATACAAAAAGCTGCCGATATCTTACGACCTCTTTTTGATAAAGGTGATGATGGTTATGTGAGCATTGAGGTAGATCCTTTTTATTGTGATGATGCAGCTGCGACCATCGCTGAAGGAAAAAGACTTTTTTCGATGATTGAAAGGCCAAACGTTATGATAAAAGTGCCTGCTACAAAAGCGGGATATGAAGCGATGGAAGCGCTTACTGCAGAGGGAATTCCTGTCAATGCGACACTAATCTTTAAAAAAGAGCAGGCTGTTGCATGTGCCAAAGCTTTTGAGCGGGGAACTGCAAAGTATGGAAAAAAAGTCGATACAGTGATAAGTATTTTTGTATCAAGAGTTGACCGGGCACTTGACTCTTTGCTCAAAGAGCATAATATCGAAGTGGCTTTGACGGGAATCTATAACTCCTCTGAAATTTATGTGGCGATTGAAGCGATGCAGGTAGAAGGGTGCCGGGCACTGTTTGCAAGTACGGGAGTGAAAGATGACTCTCTGAGTGCACACTATTACGTTGAACAACTCTTGGCATACAACAGTGTCAATACTGCACCGATAGATACTATAAAAGCTTTCGATGCCAATGGGAAAAAAGAAAAAGCATTGCCTATTGACAATAGTGTTATCGAGAAACACATGGAAAAACTTAAAAGTATAGGTATAGATCTGGATGCTGTTTTACAAAAGCAGATCGATGACGGGCTTGAAGCATTTAAAGATGCATTTAAAAAGATCTTGGAGGCATTATGA